A region of the Leeuwenhoekiella sp. MAR_2009_132 genome:
TTCTTTTTTGATTACTTGGATTTTCTGTCTGTTGTCTTTAACTAATTCACGCAATTCAGTCAGATATTCGCTATAATTTTCAGGGAAATTAAATTCCGTTCCGGTTGTCATTGCGTAAGGATAAGATACCTTTCCTAAACAACAAGATTCTAATTGTTCGCTACCATAAAATTCGTGTAAAAAAAGAGAATAGATTTTCGGTTCTTTATATTCATCTACTTTGTCATATTTTTTTAATTCCGCAACCCAATAGTAAATAAAAGTTCCGTGAGAATCTTTATTTCTTTCCATTTCAAAAGTCAGAATTACGAACTCTTTTTCAGTCAGATTTTGAGTAAATCCGCTGAATGAAATTAGAAGTAGAATTATTAAAATTACCTTATTTTTCAATTTAGAAACGTGTTTTTTATATGTGTGCCAACGGTTTTGTATAAGAATAGTTGCGTGTTTGCGTGCGAGGAATTTCCGAAGGAAATTCAGATGTAGCAAACACGCAACGACCTTTATTTAAGCACAAAATAGCAATTATTTTTATACGTTGTTACCACACGTTATTTTTGCTTTTGTAATTCTATTATTTGATTATAAACCTTTCTAACATTAGATATCAAATCGAGTTGCGGGTTGGCTTTCATTCCAGGCCACCAATTCATTCCATTTCCCCATATCATCATAGGGTTTTTAGGTCCGATTGAAATAGTTCCGCTTCCATCATTTTTTTCATTGTATTCGATATCAGATAAAGTCCTAATATTTAAAGATTTCACATTTTTAGAAAATATTCCACTTTTTATAATTATTCTATCCTCTGTTAATCCGTAATAAGTATTTTCTCGTTGTTTTGAGTCAATTATAAATCTGCCGAACACAAATATCAGCCCTATGATTACAAAAGGAATTCCGAATAAAGCAAAAATTCCGCCACCTTGCGAAGCCATAAACATCCAAAATATTGCAAATCCGCACCATAATAGACTGAAAGGTATTAGGAAAATATCTGCTGTTCTAAATACAATACCTTTTTTTGGTTGACCTGTCCAAAGCAAAGTTTCTTTATTGTCTAAATGTTGTCTTAATTCCGATTGTATATCTCCTCTCATTCAGTTTTTTAATGTGTGGTAACGGTTTGTGTATGTTTAGTTGCGTGGTTAAGCACTTAATTTAGCAAATAAATCACAGATAAAATATTCCGCAGGAATGTTCGTAAGTCGGCAGTGACCAAGCAATTAATTATACACGGTGTTACCACACGTTTTTATTATTCATTTCAGAAAATCAGTCTTTCAATTTAACTTCTGATTGAGAATAGAAAAATCAAAATCAAAAGTGTAATTAAATTCGTTTTGAATTTCACATATTCTTGTTTTCTATTTTTTTTATTATTATTTAAATTAAAAATCCACCAACAATTAAAATCGGCAAATAATTTAAAATTATGTCAACATGCCATAATTCCGAAATTCGACTCGCAGTTGCTCCTTCTCCATAAATTCCCCAAAAAGCAAATATCTCAATCAAAATAAGAAGTAATAGAATTCCGAAAAACAGAACTGACCTAATTCCAATTCAGATATAATTGGTTTTAATTTTAAAAAATTCAGACGTATTCATCCAGAAAAAGTTTCAGTTGTTAAGTTCAAACAGACAATTGCTAAAATTATATGAATTCCAATTAAGTAAAATTTCCATTTCGGTTTTTTAGTCAGAATTAGAGCATAGATTGGAATTTGTACAATCGCAATTATGGTCGGCAAAATTCCAATTCCGTTTTTTGTTAAAATAGCAATCATCATTGTAATTGGATAAACAACTTTTGCAAGCAAATAAGTTCCGTGTCCACCACCCATTGAAAATACGACAATGACTAATAAAATTAATGTTATAAAAATGGTAGTTCCGATTTTCATCAAATGTGTGGTAACGTGTTTGTGTATGATTTCGTTGCGTATTTCAGCAACTAATTTAGCAAATACAAACCGAATAGAAAATCCGCGAGGATTTTCGTAAGTAGGCAGTGAACTAGCAATTAATTATACACGGTGTTGTAACACGTTATTTTTTAAATTCCGATTTGTTCTTAATTACGAATGCAATTAATAATTCGGTCAAATTATCTTGATATTCATAAAATTCCGAATCGCATTTGTTCCAGTTTTCCTCCGCTTTTTCTTCAATTAATTCCAGTTCATTTTGTCTTTCAGTTCTTTCTTTGGGAACAGTTCCGTTTTTAAATTCAGAGTTTGCCTTTTTTACAATTTCCGCTGTTTTTTCCGCTCCAATTTCCAAAAGAGCATTTACAGTTTCTTGACTAAAATCTCCACTTGAATTAAAATAGAATTGGTTAAATCCGCCGTTATTTATTTCACGCTCTAAATTTTCCACAAAGAGAAAAGTCCTTTGGGTAGAATTCAGTTTCTCGATATTCTCGCCATATTCAGATTTTGAATTCAGATATGTGTCAATTTTCATAACAATCATATCTCGTCTTTCGATTTTCAAAACTTTTTCTAAATCAAATTCAGTTTGCGCATTTGTGTTGGAAAAGAATAATGACGATATAAATACTAAAATTTTCTTCAATGCACGATTTTTTAATGTGTTACAACGTGTTTGTGTATGATTTCGTTGCGTATTTCAGCAACTAATTTAGCAAATACAAACCGAATAGAAAATCCGCGAGGATTTTCGTAAGTAGGCAGTGAACTAGCAATTAATTATACACGGTGTTGCCACCAGTTATTTTTTCACTAACCATTCATAATTCGGTTTATATTTAAATTCAGATATTTTTAAAATTCCTCTTCTCATTGCTATGTAAATATCATTCGAATCAACAACTGCTGAAGAAGGATAAAACATTCCCCAATAAAAAGGTGCGTTTAAAATTTCGGTCAGTTTCTCGTTTTTGTCAAAACTTAATATATGTTCTGAAGTAAGAATTAAAATATTGTCTTCTTCGTGTAAAACGAAGTTTGGCGCTCCTGGTAATTTAAAAGACTTTGAAACTTTCCATTTCTTCTCTTTTTTCAGTTCAAATATGCTTCCATAACTTGAGCCTAAATGCGCAAGTCCTCTGATGACATATAATTTGTTGTTATAAAGAAATATATCTTTAACTCTGATGTAAGATGTAATTTCATAAGATTTCTTTCCATTTGTAGATAAAAACCACAGTCCACCTCCAAATTCTCCACTATTGAAACCTATAATATATCCATCACTCACCTTTTTAACTGCTCTAATTGAATAGTGATTCTTTATTTTTTTTGCAATTTGTTTTTGACTAAATGGAAGTGAGTCACCTTTGAAATAGTTGTAATCATTTTGACGAATTTTTATAGAATCGCTTATTTTCTCAATAATCCAATGAGTCTTTGAGTTTTTACCTTTCCAATTGTTTTGTTGTGTTGGGATTGAATCTGTTTCAAAATCTTCCAATCCATAATCTTGTCCGAATAACAGAACTGTAGAGAATAGAAATATCAAATTCAATAGTTTTCGATTAATCAGATATTTTGTCATATTTCTTTCAGTTTTCTCAAAACTATACTTTAAAATCAAATTCAGAAACACTGAATGAGTGAACGAACCATTTGGTTGAGGAAATGCGTTTTTTTAATTGGTGGCAACGGTTTGTGTATGATTAGTGGCGTGTTTAAGCACCTAATTTAGCAAATAAAAACCAAATAGAAAATCCGCGAGGATTTTCGTAAGTAGGCGAGAACCAGCCATTATTTTTACACGGTGTTGTGTGCAGTTTTTATTCGCGAGTTCCATAGGAAATTCGCTCTGTTTCTAAATTGTAAATATTAAAATCTCTTGTGCCATTCATAATCCCGTATGATATGCGTTTTCCATTCAAATCATAGATTGAGAAATTTTCATTGCTGTTAAAAATCCCATAAGCAATATAAATTCCGTCATTATTGTAAACAGAAAATCGTTCAGAATCAGTCATATTCCCGTAAGAAATACGTTCTCCATTCAAATTGTATATATTAAATCTGTCGTTTTCTTTCATAAGTATTATATTCTCCTACGTTGTCCTTTGTCTGAAAAAATGGTCAATTCAAAAATCTTATAGATTATTTCTGTTGTTCCATATCCACTCCATTCGTCAAATTCCAAATTTTTATTTTCGTGAAAATATTTTAAATAAAGTGTTGGCATTCCTTTGTAAAAGTCCAGAAAAAGATAAGAGGTGTAATCATAAATTCCTAAATCAGCAAATTCATTCAATACAGAGGTGTTCCAAACAGTACATTGTCCTGTTTTAGATTCGTAGCCAGACATATCAAATCTTTTATGCTGTTTGTCAACTTGTTCAGATTCCAAATATCTCATTGAACTTGATATTCCTTCATCAAAGTTTAATCTTTTTCTAATAAAGTTCATTACTTCTTCTTTAGACCTGTTTTGTAGCTCTTCTGCTGTCATATTTTGGTTTTTTGTAGTTAGTTTGTCAAATTGCACACAACGGTCTCGGCTATGAGTAGTTGCGTGGTTTAGCGGTTAACTTTGCAAGTACACACCAAACTGAAAATCCAGGAGGATTTTCAGAAGTAGGCGAGAAAAAGCAATTACTTATAGCCAATGTTGTGCATAGTTTTTTATTCATTCCAAAGTCGATTCATATAATCTTTGTCAGAATCATTTGTTATAAAATACGTCCAATTCGATTCGTCCGCGATTAAAAAATTAAATGTAACAAACTCTTTCTTGTTTCCGTTTTCGAATACTTTTAATTTATACTGATAAGTCGGGTGAAATATTGAGTCCAAAATTCCATCTCGATAATCAGAAACTTTGCTTTTGTTCCAGTCTTTTATAAATCGTTCAGTTTTAATTCGGTTGAGTTTTTTCCTTTTGTTTAGGTTAATTCCAGAAATCATTATAATTGAATCAACTTTTTGTATATCAATTTTAGTCTTTTGAGATTTTAATTTCGCTATTTTTTTATCACAGATATTAATTATCAAATATTGCCCATTTTTAGGCTCAAATCGAATGCTACAAGAGTCAAATTTATAACCGCTACTGGCAATATATTCTCCGTTCTTTTTCAAGTCAAGAGGGTAATAGTGTGGTCCAGCCCAACCAAGACACTTATTTTCAATTATTTCATATTCGTTGATTGTCCAAGTATTACTTACCTCGCAGTCAGCTCCAAAAGCCTCTCCGATTGTTTTTAAAGCAAAATATCCTCCACCAATAATTAGGACTATCAAAATTGAAATTATTATTAAGGCTATTTTTAATCCTTTGCTCATTTCTCAAATTATGCACAACGGTTTGGCTATGAACAGTACGGGAGCAAACTAGCATTTGCTTTCCACCACGCACATAGCAAAATCTTTTTGTTTTGTTTTTTCTTTTACTTGTTTAAAGCAAAATCCCAAAGATTTTGCGGACTTCATAAATATACACAAACCCAGCAATTAAGCCCGAAGCCCGTATTGTTTATAGGTTGTGTTGTACACAGTTTTTACTGCGCTTCGTTGTTCCATAATTCTTGAAACACATACTTTTTAAGTTTCTGCATAATGGATTCAAATGATTCAGATTCTGATATTTCTTTTTTTAAATCATCCGATTCAATGAATTGTGTTAAAATGTCATCATCATCGTCAATACAATCAGAAATTTCTTTTTTTAATTCCTCAAGAGTATACCTGTCCATTAGTGTCCAATGAGTTTTTATATCAACAATTGGATTGTAAAAAGTATTAGCCAATAACCTAGTCAGAAACTTGTCACTCACTTTATCAGAAGTAAACTCATAAGTCCATTTTTGTCCATTTCCGTCAAACGCATAAGTATTTTCACTTCCATTTAGAACAGCTAGGGCAGTAGCTTTTGTCAAATTAGCATCTGAAGGAATAATGTCTAATCCTTTATTATAAATAGATATGATTGGAAAGTGAGGCTTCATTTAAATTGTGTACAACGTTAATGTATATGGAAAGTTGCGGTTTTGTGTGCGAGGATTTTCCGAAGGAAAATCAGACGTAACAAAACAAGCAACGACCTTTATTTAAGCACAACACCAGCAATTTTTTATATACTGTGTTGTAAACAGTTTTTTATTCAGTTTTTTTCATTTCAAGCGTTATTCCGCTTTCATCAAGATGAAATATTTTCTTGCCATTATTTTCTTTAACTGAAATTCCCATTATTGAATATCCGTCTTCTTGATTTCCAATTTTAACATACTGTTTATTTTGTTCCACTTTCCATTTAGTTCCGTTGGTCATTTCGGTTATCATTCCGAACAATTCAGATTTGGAAGTAGTTGTCAGTTTAAAATTCCCATTCTGATTAAAAAAGAAAGTAGCGTTCTCAAATCCATCTATTAGGGTTTCGAATTGAGGGTTTGTCGGTTTTTTTATGATTTTTTCCACCTTCCATTTTCCATAAATTTCCTTTTCGGATAGTGTTTGTCCAAATACAGTCGAACTTATAGTCAATAGAAATATCAGTGTAAATATCTTCTTCATTTTTTGTATGTTTCTTGGTTTTCGTAAATTGTTTACAACGTTAATGTATATGAGCTGTGGCGTGTTTCGGTACAGACCTTTCTTGATAAAAACTGGCATTGGAAAATCCGTAGGATTTTCCAAGTGAGGACTGACCAAGCCATAGCTTATATACTGTGTTAGCAATAGTTATTTCTTCCGAATTGGTTTTATTTTTTGCGTAATAAATAGGCTTTCAAAATTTGAAATTGTTAGTTTTTCAACGTAATCTACATCTTCTTGGTCAACACCTCCAACAAAAATCATTGTACTTCCGTCAACTTGATAATCTAAAATACTATCAAGTTTAATATTTAATATTCCATTTTCTTTTTCGGTTATAATTAACGAAAGATTAATTTCGGCTTTCTTTTCAGGGATTTCCAACTTGGACAAATACTTGTTATTTTTTAGAGAAAGATAATACAAATTTGATTTTTTAATAATTTCGTGTGTTGTTTGTATATCTATTTGATAATCCGCTTTTTGATTAATTACTCCAGCTTTGCTCGGAACTGAAGTTGCAACAAAAGCAAAACAGCAAATTCCAATTATGACAGGTTTAAAGGCTTTATTTGGACTAATAAATTGCTTAAAGTTTGATTTCCAGTAAATGAAAGAAATTGGTAAAATCGTAAGAGAAATTAAATCTGAATAATCAATTGTTCGGTCAATTCCAATTCCGTAAGAGTGAGCAAAATCAAACATAGGTTGCGAAAATTCCGATTTCCAAAACACAAACAAAAGTCCGCTCAATATATAAATTGGTTTTCCTTTCTTTGGCAATAAACAACTGAAAAAATATGGAAAAGCAAATAGCCCAGCAAAATCCGATAATTTTCCAGTCAGATAGTTATGATATTCATATTTTAGGTATAAATCATTAGTCAGCAATAGGAATATCGAGGCAAGAAATAAAATCCTATATAAGTGTTTTTCTTTCGTCACGATTTTTTTATAATTATTGCTAACGTTTATGTGTAAGGAACGTTGCGTGTTTGTGTGCGAGGATTTTCCGAAGGAAAATCAGATGCTAGCAAACAAAGCAACGACCAAACGGCTTAACTAAAATAAGCAATGTTTTTTACACGGTGTTGTGGTTAGTGTTTTATTCAACGATAAGGTTTTTCCAGTTTTCGATTTGTCCTTTTCTTGTCAAAGTGTCATTTTTAATGTAGTAATCTAGAATTTGCATTTGATTTTTAGTTTTATAGTCCGTTTGCATTTTTTTTAAAATACTATCAGCACTTTTATTTTTATTCACTGTCCTTAAGGCTGTGACAAATTCCAATTTTAAATTAAAATCAGTAGAGTCCACTTTAAGGATGTTTTTGTATTGATTTACACTTTCTTTGTAAAGTTTTAGTGCATTTATACTGTCTTTTTTTAAGTCAAAAACAAATCCTTTAATTAATTTCCAATAAGGTTGGTTTGGTCTAAGTTCGACCATTTTGTTAACGCAACTAAACATTCCATTTATGTCTTTTTTTTGGCTTAATAAACCATATTTGTTTTCATAAGCCTTGAAGTTATTTTTATCTAATTCGATAGCTAAGTTTAGAAGAGTTAGTGAACTATCAATACGAGTTTCATTGTCCAACTTATATTCCGTAAAGACTGCCATAGCTTGTTTAGTAAGTTCGGTAGATTTTTCTTTTTTATTACAGCTTGTTGCTGTGAATATCAGAATTATAATGAGTAAAATTTTATTCATTTAGTAGGTTTTTTGGACATTAACCACAACGTTTATGTGTAAGGAACGTTGCGTGTTTGAGTGCGAGGATTTTTCGAAGGAAAATCAGAAGCTAGCAAACAAAGCAACGACCAAACGATTGAACTAAAATAAGCAATGTTTTTTACACGGTGTTAGCCACTGTATTTATTTTTTAATAATTGTAATTATAGTATCGGTTTCTATATTTCGTTCAGTTCCGTAAATATTTTTTTTATACTTAATTTTTAATTCCGTCTTTTCGTTAATTGATTTAATCGAAACATTTTCAAAACCGATTACTTCTTCGAGATTTATTTCCGCTATTTTTTTTTCCAGCAACAAGTATTTTTTTTCAGTCACATTATATGTACAACAGCGTCCCAAAAATCCTTGATGTTTTGTGTGAATAACAATTTTTCCATTCTCCGCTTTTATTTCATTAGGATAAATTGGGTAGAGAACTATCGAAGCCAAAATAGCAAGAAATATTCCGCCAAACAACCAAAAAAGCAAAGTAAAAATTGGTGTGATTATATAGATTGAAAAATAAATCGCTATTTTTTTAAAAGGTCGTAAACTCAAGAAAAACATTAAAAATCCACTAATATAAATCAGAATAGTTATGAAATAAGCTAAACTGTAATTTAGACTTATTTCAATTATGCTTTTCAGTGCGAAATTCAACAGACCAAAACCCAAAAGGTAGAAATGAATTTTCTTAGTTAAATTTATCATTTGGGTTTTGGTCATATTGTGGCTAACGGTTTTGTGTATGATTAGTGGCGTGTTCCACACACCTAACTTAGCAAATAAAAACCGAATAGAAAATCCGCGAGGATTTTCGTAAGTAGGCGTGAACCAACCATTAATTATACACGTTGTTGGCAAATCGTTTTTTATTTCCAGTAATAATATAATCGGATTCTATATGTTGATGCTCCGAAAATCATATTTAATTTCATAAATCTTTTGTCCGATTCCCATATTGTATTCCGAGACAAATAATCTGGTCCACCATAATCAGATTTCGTTTCTTGTGGTCCATTGTCTTGTTTAATCGGTTGATTGAATTCTTTAATCAGTTGCTTTTTAATTCGTTCATATTCCGAATTATATTCAATCAGTTTAGTACTTTGTTTTTCCCAATCTTTTTTCTTGTCGTTGTAGTTCCCGTAACGATTATTTTCCCAATCGTAACTAATATATCTCAAGATTGAGTCAGATTTTGAGTAAAAATATTCCGCATAAATTGGTAGTAAACTTGTTTTTTCTCTGCGAACAATTAGGGGTTTTGACATATCAAACTCCTTTACTCTCGGAAATATACTTTCCGACAGACTAACGTTCATTTCTATAAATTCTAAATCGGGATTTAATTCAGATTCAAACTTTTTTACTTCTCCGATTTTAGATTGTTTTGTCCATAAGTTCAGTTTTTTCGAACTTGAACAT
Encoded here:
- a CDS encoding PH domain-containing protein, yielding MRGDIQSELRQHLDNKETLLWTGQPKKGIVFRTADIFLIPFSLLWCGFAIFWMFMASQGGGIFALFGIPFVIIGLIFVFGRFIIDSKQRENTYYGLTEDRIIIKSGIFSKNVKSLNIRTLSDIEYNEKNDGSGTISIGPKNPMMIWGNGMNWWPGMKANPQLDLISNVRKVYNQIIELQKQK
- a CDS encoding DMP19 family protein yields the protein MKKILVFISSLFFSNTNAQTEFDLEKVLKIERRDMIVMKIDTYLNSKSEYGENIEKLNSTQRTFLFVENLEREINNGGFNQFYFNSSGDFSQETVNALLEIGAEKTAEIVKKANSEFKNGTVPKERTERQNELELIEEKAEENWNKCDSEFYEYQDNLTELLIAFVIKNKSEFKK
- a CDS encoding tetratricopeptide repeat protein — encoded protein: MNKILLIIILIFTATSCNKKEKSTELTKQAMAVFTEYKLDNETRIDSSLTLLNLAIELDKNNFKAYENKYGLLSQKKDINGMFSCVNKMVELRPNQPYWKLIKGFVFDLKKDSINALKLYKESVNQYKNILKVDSTDFNLKLEFVTALRTVNKNKSADSILKKMQTDYKTKNQMQILDYYIKNDTLTRKGQIENWKNLIVE